The Methylobacterium currus genome contains a region encoding:
- a CDS encoding heparinase II/III family protein, with translation MGWGPDRWRFYRLVGHEAGRVLRAAAVRATSRPSALARLRPTGLVIAPQDLRTSDATIAADIYAGLFVFAGRALATGGRSPFDFAPPSPQWGEELYGFGWLRHLRAAESALSRANARAFVQDVMAGRGDQALAHRPTVVARRLISLLCQSPLVLEGADHAFYQAFLKLIGRCTRSLDQALRRGIMPRDRLVAAVALAYAGLCCEGFEPVLRRGTRLLHRELTRQILPDGGHRSRDPGFAKDLLLDLLPLRQSFLSRDIAPPEALLNAIDRMLPLLRLLRHGDASLGHHNGMGATAADQLATLLVYDGALAKPLMHAPHSGYARLEGGGGTLVVADIGAAPPPAYSAVAGAGCLSFELSCGPQRLVVNCGMPATGEEMRALARTTAAHSTACLADSSSCRFLALSQPGLIHPLAAWLKRRMGPIVVRGPSDVTVERGTDPAGAGLLAGRHDGYAPTFGLLHERRWRLHPDGALLEGHDGFVRDGAGRSGPVEAAIRFHLHPTVRASRVGRGVRLAGAGAPWLFEADELDPVIEESVFFAALNGARRTEQIVLHLTVADGTRVAWRFRRLAD, from the coding sequence GTGGGTTGGGGGCCTGACCGCTGGCGATTCTACCGCCTCGTCGGGCACGAGGCGGGACGCGTCCTGCGGGCTGCCGCCGTGCGCGCGACCTCGCGCCCCTCGGCGCTGGCCCGCCTGCGACCGACCGGCCTCGTGATCGCGCCGCAGGACCTGCGCACCAGCGACGCGACCATCGCGGCCGACATCTATGCCGGGCTGTTCGTGTTCGCCGGGCGGGCGCTCGCCACCGGCGGGCGCTCGCCGTTCGATTTCGCGCCGCCCTCGCCCCAATGGGGCGAGGAACTCTACGGCTTTGGCTGGCTGCGCCACCTGCGCGCCGCCGAGAGCGCGCTGTCGCGCGCCAACGCCCGCGCCTTCGTGCAGGACGTCATGGCGGGCCGCGGCGACCAGGCCCTGGCCCACCGGCCGACGGTGGTCGCCCGGCGGCTGATCTCGCTCCTGTGCCAGTCGCCCCTGGTGCTGGAGGGGGCGGACCACGCCTTCTACCAGGCCTTCCTGAAGCTGATCGGGCGCTGCACCCGCAGCCTCGACCAGGCCCTGCGCCGCGGCATCATGCCCCGCGACCGGCTCGTCGCCGCGGTGGCGCTCGCCTATGCGGGCCTGTGCTGCGAGGGGTTCGAGCCGGTCCTGCGCCGGGGCACGCGGCTCCTCCACCGCGAGCTGACCCGCCAGATCCTGCCCGATGGCGGCCATCGCAGCCGCGACCCGGGCTTCGCCAAGGACCTGCTCCTCGACCTCCTGCCCCTGCGCCAGAGCTTCCTGAGCCGCGACATCGCCCCGCCGGAGGCCCTGCTCAACGCCATCGATCGGATGCTGCCGCTCCTGCGGCTCCTGCGCCACGGCGACGCCTCGCTGGGCCACCACAACGGCATGGGGGCGACCGCCGCCGACCAGCTCGCCACCCTGCTGGTCTATGACGGGGCGCTCGCCAAGCCGCTGATGCACGCGCCCCATTCCGGCTACGCCCGCCTCGAGGGCGGGGGCGGCACCCTGGTGGTGGCCGACATCGGCGCGGCTCCCCCGCCGGCCTATTCCGCCGTGGCCGGGGCCGGCTGCCTCTCCTTCGAGCTGTCCTGCGGGCCGCAGCGGCTGGTGGTGAATTGCGGCATGCCGGCGACCGGCGAGGAGATGCGCGCGCTCGCCCGCACCACCGCCGCCCATTCCACCGCGTGCCTCGCCGATTCCTCCTCCTGCCGCTTCCTCGCCCTGTCGCAGCCGGGCCTGATCCATCCGCTCGCCGCGTGGCTGAAGCGCCGGATGGGGCCGATCGTCGTGCGCGGCCCCTCCGACGTCACGGTCGAGCGCGGCACCGACCCTGCGGGCGCCGGCCTGCTCGCCGGCCGGCACGACGGCTACGCCCCGACATTCGGCCTGCTCCACGAGCGGCGCTGGCGCCTGCATCCGGACGGCGCCCTGCTGGAGGGGCATGACGGCTTCGTGCGCGACGGGGCGGGACGGAGCGGTCCGGTCGAGGCGGCGATCCGCTTCCATCTCCACCCGACCGTGCGGGCGAGCCGGGTCGGGCGCGGGGTGCGGCTCGCCGGGGCGGGCGCGCCCTGGCTGTTCGAGGCCGACGAGCTCGATCCGGTGATCGAGGAGAGCGTGTTCTTCGCCGCTCTCAACGGCGCCCGCCGCACCGAGCAGATCGTTCTCCACCTCACCGTCGCCGACGGGACCCGGGTGGCCTGGCGCTTCCGCCGCCTGGCGGATTGA
- a CDS encoding cupin domain-containing protein: MGDTTIKTVPGGQSPQGPHGERILASGKHVAMRLWADEPPTHDKPSAARDYETVGYVISGRAELVVEGQTVRLEPGDSWLVPAGARHTYRILETFTAVEATSPPAQVHGR, from the coding sequence ATGGGCGACACGACGATCAAGACGGTGCCCGGCGGACAGTCGCCGCAGGGACCGCACGGCGAGCGCATCCTCGCCTCCGGCAAGCATGTCGCGATGCGGCTGTGGGCCGACGAGCCGCCGACCCACGACAAGCCGAGCGCCGCCCGCGACTACGAGACCGTCGGCTACGTGATCTCGGGCCGGGCGGAGCTGGTGGTCGAGGGCCAGACCGTGCGCCTGGAGCCGGGCGATTCCTGGCTGGTGCCGGCGGGGGCCCGGCACACCTACCGCATCCTCGAGACCTTCACCGCCGTCGAGGCCACCTCGCCGCCCGCGCAGGTGCACGGGCGCTAG
- a CDS encoding PH domain-containing protein, which translates to MGLLDGLLGHGSDAAPEAVAQELDGMLVPGETVQVAFRVIRDLMVFTDRRMILIDKQGVTGRKVSYLTVPYRAITSFAIENAGNFDLDSELTIWVSGRPDPISRTLKRGADIRGIQRAIAATLR; encoded by the coding sequence ATGGGATTGCTCGACGGCCTGCTCGGCCATGGCAGCGACGCGGCGCCGGAGGCGGTGGCCCAGGAACTCGACGGGATGCTGGTCCCGGGCGAGACCGTGCAGGTGGCGTTCCGGGTGATCCGCGACCTGATGGTCTTCACCGACCGTCGGATGATCCTGATCGACAAGCAGGGCGTGACCGGGCGCAAAGTCTCCTACCTCACCGTGCCGTACCGGGCGATCACCTCGTTCGCGATCGAGAATGCGGGCAACTTCGACCTCGATTCGGAGCTGACGATCTGGGTCTCGGGCCGGCCCGACCCGATTTCTCGCACCCTCAAGCGCGGGGCCGACATTCGCGGCATCCAGCGGGCGATCGCCGCGACACTCCGGTAG
- the rnhA gene encoding ribonuclease HI has translation MRTIVYADGGCDPNPGPGGWGVVIEAPEGTVELCGGDPQSTNNRMELTAAIRALEHFPEGAAIEMRCDSQYVIKSITEWIRGWKLKGWRTTTGPVKNVELMQRLDELAARRDVRWVWVKGHAGHAGNERADRLAAQGRRHALGLPPRADIAPARTPVIAPAASPAPAASPSPPPEPAPRGTSIPVEGALGLRLARAAKQAGTTPQAYADEVLRLALDLGPEGLALLREAKARKMPAA, from the coding sequence ATGCGAACCATCGTGTACGCCGACGGCGGCTGCGATCCCAATCCCGGCCCGGGCGGCTGGGGCGTGGTGATCGAGGCACCGGAGGGCACCGTCGAGCTGTGCGGGGGTGATCCGCAGAGCACCAACAACCGCATGGAATTGACCGCGGCGATCCGGGCGCTGGAGCATTTCCCCGAGGGCGCGGCGATCGAGATGCGCTGCGACAGCCAGTACGTGATCAAGTCGATCACCGAGTGGATCCGCGGCTGGAAGCTCAAGGGCTGGCGCACCACCACCGGCCCGGTGAAGAACGTCGAGTTGATGCAGCGCCTCGACGAGCTGGCGGCGCGGCGCGACGTGCGCTGGGTCTGGGTGAAGGGCCATGCGGGGCACGCCGGCAACGAGCGCGCCGACCGCCTGGCCGCGCAGGGGCGGCGCCACGCCCTCGGCCTGCCGCCGCGGGCCGACATCGCGCCGGCCAGAACCCCCGTCATCGCGCCTGCCGCCTCCCCGGCCCCCGCGGCCTCGCCGTCTCCGCCCCCGGAACCGGCGCCCCGCGGCACCTCGATCCCGGTGGAGGGCGCCCTCGGTCTGCGCCTCGCCCGCGCGGCCAAGCAGGCCGGCACCACGCCGCAGGCCTATGCCGACGAGGTGCTGCGCCTCGCGCTCGATCTCGGGCCCGAGGGGCTGGCGCTGCTGCGCGAGGCGAAGGCGAGGAAGATGCCGGCGGCGTGA
- a CDS encoding GGDEF domain-containing protein, whose amino-acid sequence MKLDAPTLVTVTVFVMVVMGALYLLSWSQARQTRALGFLGAAQIVGAAAVTLFGLRDVIPDWLSIGLANAVMLGAFGLIWGGARSFEGRRVPFPWIAAGPIVWLAACLVPPFYASLGARVILSSAVAGLACALAARTLWHHRGERLPSRAPAAILLASEALLIWARIPATLVLPAPPTGTPDQTFWVAALSFVALLYTVAVSVLFMAMAKERLEAEQRRVAETDPLTGIANRRALADAARRLRAAGPTALLLFDLDHFKRVNDTYGHAVGDAVLIGFCAAARQVLPDGAAFGRLGGEEFACLLPGASVAEAAATAETVRLAVATMRPDLVPGLAVTVSIGVARSTGKMGAGDFDTLLGLADRALYQAKAQGRDRVVLAGPDLRQVA is encoded by the coding sequence ATGAAGCTGGACGCGCCGACCCTGGTGACCGTGACCGTCTTCGTGATGGTCGTGATGGGGGCGCTGTACCTCCTGTCCTGGAGCCAGGCCCGGCAGACCCGGGCGCTGGGCTTCCTCGGCGCCGCCCAGATCGTCGGCGCCGCCGCGGTCACGCTGTTCGGCCTGCGCGACGTCATCCCGGACTGGCTGTCGATCGGCCTCGCCAATGCGGTGATGCTCGGGGCCTTCGGGCTGATCTGGGGCGGCGCCCGCTCGTTCGAGGGACGGCGCGTCCCGTTCCCCTGGATCGCCGCCGGCCCGATCGTCTGGCTCGCCGCCTGCCTGGTACCGCCGTTCTACGCCTCGCTCGGCGCCCGGGTGATCCTCTCCTCGGCCGTCGCGGGCCTGGCTTGCGCGCTCGCCGCCCGCACCCTCTGGCACCATCGCGGCGAGCGGCTGCCGTCCCGGGCGCCGGCGGCGATCCTGCTCGCCAGCGAGGCGCTGCTGATCTGGGCGCGGATTCCCGCCACCCTGGTCCTGCCGGCGCCGCCGACCGGAACCCCGGACCAGACCTTCTGGGTGGCGGCCCTGTCCTTCGTCGCGCTGCTCTACACGGTGGCGGTCTCGGTGCTGTTCATGGCGATGGCCAAGGAGCGCCTCGAGGCCGAGCAGCGCCGCGTCGCCGAGACCGACCCGCTCACCGGAATCGCCAACCGCCGAGCGCTGGCGGACGCGGCCCGCCGGCTGCGCGCGGCCGGGCCGACCGCCCTGCTGCTGTTCGATCTCGACCATTTCAAGCGGGTCAACGATACCTACGGCCACGCCGTCGGCGACGCGGTGCTGATCGGCTTCTGCGCCGCCGCCCGCCAGGTCCTGCCCGACGGGGCCGCGTTCGGGCGCCTCGGCGGCGAGGAATTCGCCTGCCTGCTGCCCGGCGCCAGCGTCGCCGAGGCGGCGGCCACGGCCGAGACCGTGCGCCTCGCCGTGGCGACGATGCGCCCCGACCTGGTTCCGGGCCTCGCGGTCACGGTGAGCATCGGCGTCGCCAGAAGCACGGGCAAGATGGGAGCGGGGGACTTCGACACCCTGCTCGGCCTCGCCGACCGGGCGCTCTACCAAGCCAAGGCGCAGGGGCGGGACCGGGTGGTGCTGGCCGGGCCGGACCTGCGGCAAGTGGCGTGA
- a CDS encoding DUF1674 domain-containing protein produces MSESEAPATKSEPRTLSPAAQRALAEAEARRAEIDARAGEIRREREINGRGGLEPVRYDDWEVKGLATDF; encoded by the coding sequence ATGAGCGAGAGCGAGGCCCCTGCAACCAAGTCCGAGCCGAGGACCCTGTCGCCGGCCGCGCAGCGTGCGCTGGCCGAGGCCGAGGCCCGGCGGGCCGAGATCGACGCCCGGGCCGGGGAGATCCGGCGCGAGCGCGAGATCAACGGCCGCGGCGGCCTGGAGCCGGTGCGCTACGACGATTGGGAAGTGAAGGGCCTGGCGACCGACTTCTGA
- a CDS encoding MHYT domain-containing protein, with the protein MAHEGVHDPVLVSLSIAIAMLASFVALDLAGRMKAATGWARRAWLMTAALVLGGGVWSMHFVAMLAFRLPDLEITYDLGLTLLSLALPVAVTAFGLAIAQRPSAGPGTIVVAGLVTGLGIASMHYTGMAAIRLAAILHYDPAWAAASVLIAVGAATVAIRLALGESGLPLRIAASGAMGLAIAGMHYAAMQGLHVSHQAGADHAGAGAAGVNQIRLAVGVTAVTFVVLTLALLAAAIDRRVSQRAAREAAALRASEERYRLLLQSVTDYAIFMLDRDGVVANWNAGARRIKGYEAEEIVGQHFSRFYTEEDRDAGVPARALATAAERGKVEAEGWRVRRDGTRFWASVVIDAIIGEEGRLVGFAKVTRDVTERKRAQAALEQAQAALAQAQKMEAVGQLTGGVAHDFNNLLMAVLGSLELLRKRLPDDPRLLRLLDNAVQGAERGAALTQRMLAFARRQELTPEAVDLARLVRNMSDLLQRSIGPAVRIETRFPLGLPPALVDAHQLELALLNLVVNARDAMPEGGTVTIAARLGQEKPGHEDQAGEGAPLLCLAVADTGTGMDEATLARAQEPFFTTKGVGRGTGLGLSMVHGLAAQSRGRLVLRSRPGAGTTAEIWLPVAAPAAACGEPEAAAPRTAPLRLVASQVVLVVDDDPLVLENSAAMLEDLGHRVIEARSGQEALELMRRARTLDLVLTDHAMPEMTGLQLAARIAAERPGLKVILATGYADFAPDEAAHLPRLAKPYDQATLARMIDAVMRGAEEAGGDGTVVPFPKSA; encoded by the coding sequence ATGGCGCATGAAGGCGTCCACGATCCCGTCCTCGTCTCCCTGTCGATCGCGATCGCCATGCTGGCCTCCTTCGTGGCGCTGGACCTGGCGGGGCGGATGAAGGCCGCGACCGGCTGGGCCCGGCGGGCCTGGCTGATGACGGCGGCCCTGGTGCTCGGCGGCGGCGTCTGGTCGATGCACTTCGTGGCGATGCTGGCCTTCCGCCTGCCGGATCTCGAGATCACCTACGATCTCGGCCTCACGCTGCTCTCCCTCGCGCTTCCGGTCGCCGTGACCGCCTTCGGCCTCGCCATCGCCCAGCGGCCGAGCGCGGGACCGGGGACCATCGTGGTGGCGGGCCTCGTGACCGGGCTCGGCATCGCCTCGATGCACTATACCGGCATGGCGGCAATCCGCCTGGCCGCCATCCTCCACTACGATCCGGCCTGGGCGGCCGCCTCGGTGCTGATCGCGGTCGGCGCCGCCACGGTGGCGATCCGGCTGGCGCTCGGCGAGAGCGGGCTCCCGCTGCGGATCGCGGCCTCCGGGGCGATGGGGCTCGCCATCGCGGGCATGCACTACGCGGCGATGCAGGGCCTGCACGTCTCGCATCAGGCGGGGGCGGACCATGCCGGGGCGGGGGCGGCGGGCGTCAACCAGATTCGCCTCGCCGTCGGCGTCACGGCGGTGACCTTCGTGGTCCTCACCCTCGCGCTGCTCGCCGCCGCGATCGACCGCCGCGTCTCGCAGCGGGCCGCCCGCGAGGCCGCGGCGTTGCGCGCCAGCGAGGAGCGCTACCGCCTGCTCCTCCAGAGCGTGACCGACTACGCGATCTTCATGCTCGACCGCGACGGGGTGGTGGCGAACTGGAATGCCGGCGCCCGCCGGATCAAGGGCTACGAGGCCGAGGAGATCGTGGGTCAGCACTTCTCGCGCTTCTACACCGAGGAGGACCGGGACGCGGGCGTGCCGGCCCGTGCGCTCGCCACCGCGGCGGAACGCGGCAAGGTCGAGGCCGAGGGCTGGCGGGTGCGCCGGGACGGCACCCGGTTCTGGGCGAGCGTCGTGATCGACGCGATCATCGGCGAGGAGGGCCGGCTCGTCGGCTTCGCCAAGGTCACCCGCGACGTCACCGAGCGCAAGCGGGCCCAGGCGGCCCTGGAGCAGGCGCAGGCCGCGCTGGCCCAGGCCCAGAAGATGGAGGCGGTGGGCCAGCTCACCGGCGGCGTCGCCCACGACTTCAACAACCTGCTGATGGCGGTACTGGGCAGCCTGGAATTGCTCCGCAAGCGCCTGCCCGACGATCCCCGCCTGCTGCGCCTGCTCGACAACGCCGTGCAGGGCGCCGAGCGCGGCGCGGCCCTGACCCAGCGGATGCTGGCCTTCGCCCGGCGCCAGGAGCTCACGCCCGAGGCGGTCGACCTCGCGCGCCTGGTGCGCAACATGTCAGACCTGCTGCAGCGCTCGATCGGCCCGGCCGTGCGGATCGAGACGCGCTTTCCCCTCGGCCTGCCGCCGGCCCTGGTCGATGCCCACCAGCTCGAGCTCGCGCTCCTCAACCTCGTGGTCAATGCCCGCGACGCGATGCCGGAGGGCGGCACCGTCACGATCGCGGCCCGGCTGGGCCAGGAGAAGCCTGGACACGAGGACCAGGCCGGGGAGGGCGCCCCCCTGCTCTGCCTGGCGGTCGCCGATACCGGCACCGGCATGGACGAGGCGACCCTGGCCCGGGCACAGGAGCCGTTCTTCACCACCAAGGGCGTCGGCCGGGGCACCGGCCTCGGCCTCTCGATGGTGCACGGCCTGGCGGCGCAGTCGCGGGGCCGCCTGGTGCTGCGCAGCCGGCCGGGTGCCGGGACCACGGCCGAGATCTGGCTGCCGGTGGCGGCGCCGGCAGCCGCTTGCGGCGAGCCAGAGGCCGCGGCGCCCCGCACTGCTCCGCTCCGCCTCGTCGCCTCCCAGGTCGTCCTCGTCGTCGACGACGATCCGCTGGTGCTCGAGAACAGCGCCGCGATGCTGGAGGATCTCGGCCACCGGGTGATCGAGGCCCGCTCCGGCCAGGAGGCGCTGGAGCTGATGCGCCGCGCCCGCACCCTCGACCTCGTGCTGACCGACCACGCGATGCCGGAGATGACCGGCCTCCAGCTCGCCGCCCGCATCGCGGCCGAGCGGCCCGGCCTCAAGGTGATCCTCGCCACCGGCTACGCCGACTTCGCCCCGGATGAAGCGGCCCACCTGCCGCGTCTGGCCAAGCCCTACGACCAGGCGACGCTCGCCCGGATGATCGACGCGGTGATGCGGGGGGCGGAGGAGGCCGGCGGGGACGGGACCGTGGTGCCGTTCCCGAAGAGCGCGTGA
- a CDS encoding RsmB/NOP family class I SAM-dependent RNA methyltransferase, with protein sequence MDEQHNEVAGPAIAGPAVAGLPARRLAWGIVADLLGKNRGTTLEDAMEPAVHRAALPPQDAGLARAIATTTFRHLGVILHALDQRLAKGLPQDQPGLVALLATGAAQILYLNVQDHAAVDLAVRLAKAEPGLQHLPGLANAVLRRIARERDAIRQEGDAEPLRLNTPGWLARRWVAAYGEETARAIAAAHAGGAGLDLTLRPGAPIPEGLEGRRLPGGLSLRLDDARTPVPDLPGFQDGAWWVQDAAAALPAHLLGVRPGERVADLCAAPGGKTAQLAAAGAAVLAVDRSAPRLRRLEANLARLGLSAEVRAVDALALPEDQPFDAVLLDAPCSATGTVRRHPDVAWSKRESDLPRLTALQARLLDKAARLVRPGGRLVYCTCSLEPEEGEAQTAAFLTRHPDFARLPIAPAEVGDPALVTAAGDLRTLPSHWPDEGRGGLDGFYAARLERRGA encoded by the coding sequence ATGGACGAACAGCACAACGAGGTCGCAGGCCCGGCGATCGCGGGCCCGGCGGTCGCCGGCCTGCCGGCGCGGCGCCTCGCCTGGGGGATCGTGGCGGACCTGCTCGGCAAGAACCGCGGCACCACGCTCGAGGATGCGATGGAGCCGGCAGTCCACCGGGCCGCCCTGCCGCCGCAGGATGCGGGCCTCGCCCGCGCCATCGCCACCACGACGTTCCGGCATCTCGGGGTGATCCTCCATGCGCTCGACCAGCGCCTGGCGAAGGGCCTGCCGCAGGACCAGCCGGGCCTCGTCGCCCTGCTCGCCACCGGGGCGGCGCAGATCCTCTACCTCAACGTCCAGGACCATGCCGCCGTGGACCTGGCGGTGCGCCTCGCCAAGGCCGAGCCCGGCCTGCAGCACCTCCCGGGCCTCGCCAACGCGGTCCTGCGCCGGATCGCCCGGGAGCGCGACGCGATCCGCCAGGAGGGCGATGCCGAGCCCCTGCGCCTCAACACGCCGGGCTGGCTCGCGCGGCGCTGGGTCGCCGCCTATGGCGAGGAGACGGCCCGGGCCATCGCGGCCGCCCATGCAGGCGGGGCGGGGCTCGACCTGACCTTGCGCCCCGGCGCCCCGATTCCTGAGGGCCTCGAGGGCCGGCGCCTGCCGGGCGGTTTGAGCCTGCGCCTCGACGATGCCAGAACCCCGGTGCCGGACCTGCCCGGCTTCCAGGACGGTGCCTGGTGGGTGCAGGACGCCGCCGCGGCGCTGCCGGCCCATCTCCTCGGGGTGCGGCCCGGCGAGCGGGTCGCCGATCTCTGCGCGGCGCCCGGGGGCAAGACCGCTCAGCTCGCCGCCGCGGGCGCCGCGGTGCTGGCGGTCGACCGCTCGGCCCCGCGCCTGCGCCGGCTCGAGGCGAACCTCGCCCGTCTCGGCCTGTCCGCCGAGGTGCGGGCCGTCGACGCGCTGGCGCTGCCGGAGGACCAGCCCTTCGACGCGGTGCTGCTCGACGCGCCGTGCAGCGCCACCGGCACGGTGCGGCGCCACCCGGACGTCGCCTGGTCGAAGCGCGAGAGCGACCTTCCCCGCCTCACCGCGCTCCAGGCGAGGCTCCTCGACAAGGCGGCACGGCTGGTCCGCCCGGGCGGGCGCCTCGTCTACTGCACCTGCTCGCTGGAACCGGAGGAGGGCGAGGCCCAGACCGCGGCCTTCCTGACGCGTCACCCGGACTTCGCCCGCCTCCCGATCGCTCCCGCGGAGGTCGGCGACCCCGCCCTCGTCACCGCGGCGGGCGACCTGCGCACCCTGCCGTCGCACTGGCCGGACGAAGGCCGCGGCGGGCTCGACGGCTTCTACGCGGCGCGGCTGGAGCGCAGGGGAGCGTGA
- a CDS encoding aldo/keto reductase, whose translation MEYRQFGRSGLKVPVLSLGTGTFGGSNEFFQRWGQTDVAEASRMVDLCLEAGVNFFDTADIYSQGASEEILGQALKGKRNRALISTKATFPMGEGPNEIGPNDMGSSRYHLVRACEASLRRLGTDHIDVYFMHGFDALTPVDETLRALDDLVRAGKIGYIGASNFSGWQLMKALSTSERYGLARYVAYQGYYSLVGRHYEWELMPLGLDQGVALMVWSPLGWGRLTGKIRRGANTSGRIASGGAEGGPPVADEALFRVVDVLDELAAETGRSVAQVALNWLLSRPTVANIVVGARNEEQLKQNLGAVGWTLDPAQIARLDAASQETPIYPYWHQKGFDERNPKPTTW comes from the coding sequence ATGGAATATCGGCAGTTCGGACGGTCCGGCCTCAAGGTTCCGGTCCTGAGCCTCGGCACCGGCACCTTCGGGGGCAGCAACGAATTCTTCCAGCGCTGGGGGCAGACCGACGTCGCCGAGGCGAGCCGGATGGTCGACCTGTGTCTCGAGGCCGGTGTCAACTTCTTCGACACCGCCGACATCTACTCGCAGGGCGCCTCCGAGGAGATCCTGGGCCAGGCGCTCAAGGGCAAGCGCAACCGGGCGCTGATCTCCACCAAGGCGACCTTCCCGATGGGCGAGGGGCCGAACGAGATAGGGCCGAACGACATGGGCTCGTCGCGCTACCATCTGGTGCGCGCCTGCGAGGCGAGCCTGCGGCGGCTCGGCACCGACCATATCGACGTCTACTTCATGCACGGCTTCGATGCGCTCACGCCCGTCGACGAGACCCTGCGGGCCCTCGACGACCTCGTACGGGCGGGCAAGATCGGCTATATCGGCGCCTCGAACTTCTCCGGCTGGCAGCTGATGAAGGCGCTCTCGACCTCCGAGCGCTACGGGCTCGCGCGCTACGTCGCCTATCAGGGCTACTACTCGCTGGTCGGCCGGCACTACGAGTGGGAGCTGATGCCGCTGGGCCTCGACCAGGGCGTCGCCCTGATGGTGTGGAGCCCGCTCGGCTGGGGCCGGCTCACCGGCAAGATCCGCCGCGGCGCCAATACCAGCGGCCGCATCGCGTCGGGCGGCGCCGAGGGCGGCCCGCCGGTCGCCGACGAGGCCCTGTTCCGCGTCGTCGACGTCCTCGACGAGCTCGCCGCCGAGACCGGGCGCAGCGTGGCGCAGGTGGCGCTCAACTGGCTGCTCAGCCGCCCGACGGTCGCCAACATCGTGGTCGGCGCCCGCAACGAGGAGCAGCTGAAGCAGAATCTCGGCGCCGTCGGCTGGACCCTCGACCCCGCCCAGATCGCCCGCCTCGACGCGGCGAGCCAGGAAACGCCGATCTATCCCTACTGGCACCAGAAGGGCTTCGACGAGCGCAACCCGAAGCCGACCACCTGGTAG
- a CDS encoding nucleobase:cation symporter-2 family protein, whose amino-acid sequence MPVDPADAVEEMLPPARLVPLALQHVLVMYAGAVAVPLIIGRALGLRPEEVAFLISADLFACGLATLIQSAGFPGVGIRLPVMMGVTFAAVGPMLSMAATPGIGLLGIYGSVIGAGLFGLLVAPFVSRLLPLFPPVVTGTIILVIGISLMRVGINWAGGGQPTLTRIIDGVPAAVPNPNYAQPGGLGIAFLVLLTILGLIRWGRGFLANVAVLLGIVAGSVLAACLGLMPLDKVAAAPWFAPVLPFHFGLPEFHLVPIATMCVVMIVVMIESTGMFLALGEITGRPVSQTDLARGLRADGLGTLLGGLFNTFPYTSFSQNVGLVGVTGVRSRSVTVAGGVIMLALGLLPKMAALVEAVPQVVLGGAGLVMFGMVAATGARILTAVDFRGQPKNQFVVAVAVGFGMIPLVAPTFFRNLPHALHPLLESGILLASIAAVVLNAFFNGLGSTEQAGRDASAAAAAAEHV is encoded by the coding sequence ATGCCAGTCGATCCCGCCGACGCCGTCGAGGAGATGCTGCCGCCGGCCCGCCTCGTGCCGCTGGCGTTGCAGCACGTGCTGGTGATGTATGCGGGTGCCGTCGCGGTGCCGCTGATCATCGGCCGGGCGCTCGGCTTACGCCCCGAGGAGGTGGCGTTCCTGATCAGCGCCGACCTGTTCGCCTGCGGCCTCGCGACCCTGATCCAGTCGGCGGGATTTCCGGGTGTCGGCATCCGCCTGCCGGTGATGATGGGCGTGACCTTCGCGGCGGTCGGCCCGATGCTGTCGATGGCGGCCACGCCCGGGATCGGGCTGCTCGGCATCTACGGCTCGGTGATCGGTGCCGGCCTCTTCGGCCTCCTGGTCGCGCCCTTCGTCAGCCGCCTCCTGCCGCTGTTCCCGCCGGTCGTCACCGGCACCATCATCCTGGTCATCGGCATCTCGCTGATGCGGGTCGGCATCAACTGGGCCGGCGGCGGCCAGCCGACGCTGACGAGGATCATCGACGGCGTGCCCGCCGCTGTGCCGAACCCGAACTACGCGCAGCCCGGCGGCCTCGGCATCGCCTTCCTGGTCCTCCTGACGATCCTGGGCCTGATCCGTTGGGGCCGGGGCTTCCTCGCCAACGTCGCGGTGCTGCTCGGCATCGTCGCCGGCTCGGTGCTCGCGGCCTGCCTCGGCCTGATGCCTCTCGACAAGGTCGCGGCGGCGCCCTGGTTCGCCCCCGTCCTGCCGTTCCATTTCGGCCTGCCCGAGTTCCACCTGGTGCCGATCGCCACGATGTGCGTGGTGATGATCGTCGTGATGATCGAATCGACCGGGATGTTCCTGGCGCTCGGCGAGATCACCGGCCGGCCGGTATCGCAGACGGATCTCGCCCGCGGCCTGCGGGCCGACGGTCTCGGCACGCTCTTGGGCGGCCTCTTCAACACCTTCCCGTACACCTCGTTCTCGCAGAATGTCGGCCTCGTCGGGGTGACGGGGGTGCGCTCGCGCTCCGTGACCGTGGCGGGCGGGGTGATCATGCTGGCGCTCGGTCTGCTGCCGAAGATGGCCGCCCTGGTCGAGGCGGTGCCGCAGGTGGTGCTCGGCGGCGCCGGCCTCGTGATGTTCGGCATGGTGGCGGCCACCGGCGCACGCATCCTCACGGCGGTCGATTTCCGGGGCCAGCCGAAGAACCAGTTCGTGGTGGCGGTCGCGGTCGGCTTCGGCATGATCCCGCTGGTGGCCCCGACCTTCTTCCGCAACCTGCCGCACGCGCTGCACCCGCTGCTCGAATCGGGCATCCTGCTCGCCTCGATCGCCGCGGTCGTGCTCAACGCCTTCTTCAACGGGCTGGGCAGCACCGAGCAGGCGGGACGGGACGCCTCCGCGGCGGCCGCGGCCGCCGAACACGTCTGA